Proteins encoded together in one Shewanella oneidensis MR-1 window:
- a CDS encoding peptidoglycan binding protein CsiV encodes MLRQLAVSIATLIALSHSSLARAEAWFEVEVYIFERQSQSTEQWPMAPIETKTNSAIDLISPVVGQAVVSMSNESTPCTLVYDADANSHCAESTNTDANTSNSGTLTISGPSTNTLTQYRYPSMIPSEIGSSSQTYAKLGSGPVLLASSQGQFANIVNSLSRERGNRSLLHMTWQQPMQGKSGSMPIRLFAGKDFSANYHFDGRQIVQQALNTSMQNTQGSQGTSLENSAPLLPSPVWQLDGTLNIYLSHYLYIETALNLRKEGRKLMPVPTDDSNINTNAAVTTPVKVMTPYLMSIPLEQNRRVKSDEIHYLDHPEMGMVIQIRKMAQPNA; translated from the coding sequence GTGTTACGTCAACTCGCGGTCTCTATCGCTACACTTATTGCACTTTCACACAGTTCACTTGCCCGTGCTGAGGCGTGGTTCGAAGTTGAAGTTTACATTTTCGAACGCCAAAGCCAGTCGACTGAGCAATGGCCAATGGCCCCTATCGAGACGAAAACCAATAGTGCAATCGACCTCATCTCACCGGTTGTGGGTCAGGCAGTGGTATCCATGAGTAATGAGTCTACACCTTGCACGCTTGTTTATGATGCCGATGCCAATAGCCATTGTGCAGAAAGCACGAATACCGATGCTAATACTAGTAATAGTGGCACCTTAACGATCTCAGGCCCGAGTACAAATACCCTCACCCAGTACCGTTACCCAAGCATGATCCCATCGGAAATCGGCAGTAGCAGCCAAACCTACGCCAAACTTGGCAGTGGCCCTGTGTTACTGGCAAGCAGTCAAGGCCAGTTTGCCAACATCGTTAATAGTTTATCGAGAGAGCGTGGTAATCGCAGTCTGCTGCATATGACATGGCAACAACCTATGCAGGGTAAGAGTGGCTCAATGCCTATCCGTCTGTTTGCGGGTAAGGATTTCTCAGCCAATTATCACTTTGATGGTCGCCAAATTGTCCAACAAGCGTTAAACACTTCGATGCAAAATACTCAAGGCTCCCAAGGTACGAGCTTAGAAAATTCGGCACCATTACTGCCCTCACCCGTTTGGCAACTCGACGGCACGCTAAATATTTATCTAAGCCACTATTTGTATATCGAAACGGCCTTAAATTTACGTAAAGAAGGTCGTAAGTTGATGCCAGTGCCAACCGATGACAGCAACATAAATACCAATGCCGCAGTGACCACACCGGTCAAAGTGATGACGCCTTACCTGATGTCGATTCCGCTGGAGCAAAATCGTCGGGTGAAAAGTGATGAGATTCATTATCTCGATCACCCCGAAATGGGCATGGTGATCCAGATCCGTAAGATGGCGCAGCCTAATGCCTAA
- the mfd gene encoding transcription-repair coupling factor encodes MTHISALTPPVVKNGTQMQTLSCIAGVGQAVTLASLIRQHQGTTLIVTSDTPTALSLELELNYLLAKTAIKVRLFPDRETLPYDSFSPHQDLISQRLETLSQITHAEHSVVIVPVTTLMMRLPPKSYLSSNVFVLKKGDKYQLHDVRQQLTDTGYHLVEQVYEHGEFAIRGSILDIFPTGVNMPLRIELFDDEVETIRHFDPETQRSSTPVNAVRLLPAKEFPTDSSAIEGFRQRYRRRFEVIVKEPESVYQLVSRNLMPAGIENYLPLFFDEVSTLFDYLPKNTQLVTLGDIEKSARAHLQEVEIRYEDRRVDPLRPLLAPKELYLLIEELFAAFKPLPRYQFVAPNPDTNGVAAQIDARALPEVSANHKLKQPLIALQDYAEQAPRMLFSAESEGRREALLELLGKIQLKPSVFSHFDEFIQSDARLGLIVSPLSRGCLLGLGAQTAVSIICETELFGQRISQQRRREKQRQISNDTLIKNLAELKVGQPIVHLEHGVALYQGLVTLDTGGIVAEYLQLEYSGGDKLYVPVSNLHLISRYSVGADGETHLNKLGNDTWAKAKNKAIEKIRDVAAELLDVYARRQARPGESCEINDEEYAQFAQGFPFEETVDQESAIHAVLADMQSPTAMDRLVCGDVGFGKTEVAMRAAFVAVNDGKQVVVLVPTTLLAQQHYENFKDRFADWPVVIEVMSRFRTAKEQTQVLKQLEEGKVDIVIGTHKLLQSEAKFENLGLLIIDEEHRFGVRQKEKIKALRANVDILTLTATPIPRTLNMAMSGMRDLSIIATPPAKRLAVKTFVRESDPATVREAILREILRGGQVYYLHNNVETIEKCAQDISTLLPEARVVVAHGQMRERDLERVMSDFYHQRFNVLVCTTIIETGIDVPSANTIIIERADTFGLAQLHQLRGRVGRSHHQAYAYLMTPHPKRMTTDARKRLEAIDALEDLGAGFMLATQDLEIRGAGELLGDEQSGHISKIGFSLYMEMLESAVKALKQGKEPSLAQMLNQQCEMELRIPALLPEDYVGDVNIRLSLYKRIASCDSEEALDELKVELIDRFGLLPDATKNLMEMTLYKHQATRLGATKIEVHAKGGSIEFSQDHSIDPGFIIGLLQSQPQIYRMDGPNKLKFILSAETAKDRLALVKLLLEQLSQHQSQHRLGDK; translated from the coding sequence ATGACACATATTTCAGCCCTAACACCGCCCGTTGTAAAAAATGGCACTCAAATGCAAACTCTGTCATGTATCGCCGGAGTGGGTCAAGCTGTCACCCTTGCCAGTCTTATTCGTCAACACCAAGGCACCACGCTGATTGTCACCAGTGACACGCCAACGGCATTGAGTCTCGAGTTAGAGCTCAATTATTTATTGGCAAAAACCGCCATTAAGGTGCGGCTGTTCCCTGATCGTGAAACCCTGCCCTACGACAGTTTTTCACCCCATCAGGATTTGATTTCCCAGCGTTTGGAAACTCTGTCACAAATCACCCATGCCGAGCACAGCGTGGTTATCGTGCCAGTGACAACGCTGATGATGCGCTTGCCGCCTAAATCCTATTTAAGTTCCAATGTATTTGTGCTTAAAAAGGGCGATAAATATCAACTCCATGATGTGCGCCAGCAATTAACCGACACGGGTTATCACTTAGTTGAGCAGGTTTACGAGCACGGTGAGTTTGCCATTAGGGGCTCGATCCTCGATATCTTCCCCACTGGCGTGAATATGCCGCTGCGTATCGAGCTTTTCGATGATGAAGTCGAAACCATTCGCCATTTCGACCCAGAGACCCAGCGATCCTCTACACCCGTCAATGCTGTGCGGTTATTACCGGCGAAGGAATTCCCAACCGATAGCAGTGCCATCGAAGGCTTTAGACAACGCTATCGCCGCCGTTTTGAGGTGATCGTTAAAGAACCAGAATCGGTTTATCAATTGGTGAGCCGCAATCTCATGCCCGCGGGCATTGAAAACTATCTGCCACTGTTTTTTGATGAGGTTTCGACACTGTTCGATTACCTGCCCAAAAACACTCAGTTAGTCACCTTGGGCGATATCGAAAAATCTGCTCGCGCCCATTTACAAGAAGTGGAAATACGCTACGAAGACAGACGGGTCGATCCGCTAAGGCCACTGCTTGCGCCAAAAGAGCTGTATTTACTGATAGAAGAATTATTTGCCGCTTTTAAACCGCTGCCTCGCTATCAATTTGTGGCCCCAAATCCTGACACCAATGGTGTAGCGGCGCAAATTGATGCCAGAGCCTTGCCCGAGGTAAGCGCCAATCACAAATTAAAGCAGCCGTTAATCGCACTGCAGGATTATGCTGAGCAGGCGCCAAGGATGCTGTTTAGCGCAGAATCTGAAGGCCGCCGTGAAGCGCTGCTCGAACTTCTTGGTAAAATCCAGTTAAAGCCTAGCGTATTTAGTCATTTTGACGAATTTATTCAAAGTGATGCCAGACTTGGCTTAATCGTTTCGCCCCTCTCCCGAGGATGTTTGCTAGGGCTAGGGGCGCAAACCGCCGTGAGCATCATCTGCGAAACCGAACTCTTTGGTCAGCGGATTTCACAGCAGCGCCGCCGTGAAAAACAGCGCCAGATCAGTAACGATACCCTGATTAAAAACTTAGCCGAGCTGAAAGTCGGCCAGCCCATCGTCCACTTAGAGCACGGTGTTGCCCTTTACCAAGGTTTAGTCACCTTAGATACTGGCGGCATTGTCGCTGAATATTTGCAACTTGAGTACTCGGGGGGCGATAAGCTCTATGTCCCAGTTTCCAATTTACATTTGATCAGTCGCTATAGTGTTGGCGCAGATGGGGAGACGCATCTTAATAAACTGGGTAACGACACTTGGGCCAAGGCAAAAAATAAAGCTATTGAAAAAATCCGCGATGTGGCCGCAGAGCTTCTCGATGTCTATGCTCGTCGCCAAGCACGTCCGGGTGAGAGCTGCGAAATCAATGACGAAGAATACGCCCAATTCGCTCAAGGTTTCCCCTTTGAAGAAACCGTCGATCAAGAAAGTGCGATTCATGCGGTGTTAGCGGACATGCAATCGCCAACCGCAATGGACAGATTAGTTTGCGGTGATGTGGGCTTTGGTAAAACCGAGGTCGCAATGCGCGCCGCCTTTGTGGCCGTGAATGACGGTAAACAAGTGGTTGTGCTTGTACCCACAACACTCCTTGCCCAGCAACACTACGAAAACTTTAAGGACAGATTTGCCGACTGGCCTGTCGTGATTGAAGTGATGTCACGTTTTAGAACCGCGAAGGAGCAAACCCAAGTACTCAAACAGCTCGAAGAAGGCAAAGTCGATATCGTGATTGGCACCCATAAATTACTACAATCTGAGGCAAAATTCGAGAATTTAGGCCTACTTATCATCGATGAAGAACACCGATTCGGCGTCAGACAAAAAGAGAAAATCAAGGCGCTGCGGGCCAATGTGGATATTTTAACCCTCACAGCTACCCCTATCCCCCGTACCCTCAACATGGCGATGTCAGGGATGCGCGACTTATCAATTATTGCCACGCCCCCCGCTAAGCGTTTGGCGGTGAAGACCTTTGTGCGCGAATCCGATCCCGCAACAGTACGTGAGGCCATTCTGCGTGAGATCCTCCGTGGCGGCCAGGTCTATTACCTGCACAATAATGTCGAAACCATTGAAAAATGTGCCCAAGACATCAGCACACTGCTACCTGAAGCGCGAGTCGTGGTGGCCCATGGCCAAATGCGTGAGCGGGATCTTGAGCGAGTCATGTCGGATTTTTATCATCAAAGATTCAACGTGTTAGTCTGTACCACTATTATTGAAACCGGTATCGACGTCCCGAGTGCCAACACCATTATTATCGAACGCGCCGACACCTTTGGCTTAGCCCAATTACATCAATTGCGTGGCCGCGTGGGACGTTCGCACCATCAAGCATACGCGTACTTAATGACGCCACATCCTAAGCGCATGACTACCGATGCTCGTAAGCGTCTAGAAGCCATTGATGCTCTTGAAGATTTAGGTGCAGGCTTTATGCTTGCCACCCAAGATTTAGAGATCCGCGGTGCGGGCGAACTCTTAGGCGATGAGCAAAGCGGCCATATCTCTAAAATTGGCTTTAGCCTCTATATGGAAATGCTGGAATCGGCGGTCAAAGCGCTTAAGCAAGGTAAAGAGCCTTCGCTGGCACAAATGCTCAATCAACAATGTGAGATGGAACTCAGAATTCCGGCGCTGTTGCCGGAAGACTATGTCGGTGATGTGAATATTCGCCTGTCACTCTACAAACGTATCGCCAGTTGTGACAGCGAGGAAGCCTTAGATGAACTAAAAGTTGAGCTTATCGACCGCTTTGGTTTACTGCCCGATGCTACTAAAAACTTGATGGAAATGACCCTGTATAAACATCAGGCAACTCGGCTGGGGGCGACTAAAATTGAGGTACACGCTAAGGGCGGCAGCATCGAATTTAGTCAAGATCATAGTATCGACCCTGGCTTTATCATCGGATTACTACAAAGTCAGCCACAAATCTATCGAATGGACGGGCCGAATAAGTTAAAGTTCATTCTCAGCGCCGAAACGGCAAAAGATAGGCTCGCTTTAGTCAAACTCTTGCTCGAACAACTATCTCAACATCAATCGCAACATCGTCTTGGAGATAAATAG
- a CDS encoding lipoprotein-releasing ABC transporter permease subunit, producing the protein MDLRFPLYVGYRYWRARKANAFASFITLFAVSGIFLGVAALIVVSSVMNGLEGQLKQRILGAVPQLTVYTKAPLSDWTIAAEKLTMLPGVQGVTPSVSTQAMVQSAANIRAVQVFGVFPELAEKLSAVAQHTYSGAFSELTSGQYQVILGSELARQLKVSPGDTVRLLSGDGVVYSPLGPVPSQRKFLVSAVFEMGSQVDAGVAYVHYQDAKRLMRQPSDEINQLRLYLNDPFTAPALAKDVQQILTAQGIEATTSDWRDTYGHLFSAVKMEKNMMSLMLSLIVAVAAFNIVSALVMMVVDKTTDVAVLKTQGLRTSAVMGIFVVQGLLNAVLGLALGLVVGILITLNLNGLMATLGISILGAGQMLPVKLALGQLSLIIVGTLVVTLVATLYPALRAARVQPATALRYE; encoded by the coding sequence ATGGATCTTCGATTTCCTCTCTACGTTGGTTACCGTTATTGGCGGGCCAGAAAAGCAAACGCATTTGCTTCTTTTATTACCTTATTTGCCGTTTCGGGCATTTTTTTAGGGGTTGCCGCGTTAATCGTGGTCAGTTCGGTGATGAATGGCCTTGAAGGGCAGTTAAAGCAGCGCATTCTTGGCGCTGTGCCGCAATTGACTGTTTACACTAAAGCTCCCTTAAGCGATTGGACAATTGCGGCAGAAAAGCTAACCATGCTGCCCGGCGTGCAAGGGGTGACACCTAGTGTGTCCACGCAAGCCATGGTGCAGTCAGCGGCCAATATCCGTGCGGTACAAGTATTTGGCGTGTTTCCTGAGCTTGCAGAAAAACTTTCTGCTGTGGCGCAACATACCTATTCCGGCGCGTTTAGCGAGTTAACCAGTGGCCAGTATCAGGTCATCCTAGGCAGCGAACTGGCGCGTCAATTAAAGGTCAGCCCTGGGGATACGGTACGCTTATTAAGTGGCGATGGCGTGGTGTACTCGCCGCTTGGCCCTGTACCCAGCCAACGTAAATTTTTAGTGTCTGCCGTGTTTGAAATGGGCTCACAGGTGGATGCGGGTGTCGCTTATGTTCACTATCAAGATGCAAAGCGGTTGATGCGCCAGCCTAGTGATGAAATCAACCAGCTAAGGCTTTATTTAAACGATCCTTTTACAGCGCCAGCGCTTGCCAAGGATGTGCAACAAATCTTGACCGCGCAGGGCATCGAGGCGACCACGAGTGATTGGCGTGACACTTATGGTCATCTGTTTAGCGCAGTGAAGATGGAAAAAAACATGATGTCGCTGATGCTCAGCCTGATTGTGGCGGTAGCGGCATTCAATATTGTATCGGCACTGGTGATGATGGTTGTCGATAAAACCACGGATGTAGCAGTGCTTAAAACCCAAGGTTTAAGAACCTCCGCAGTCATGGGCATTTTTGTAGTGCAAGGTTTACTCAATGCAGTGTTAGGTTTAGCGCTGGGCTTAGTGGTGGGCATTCTTATCACCCTTAATTTGAATGGCCTTATGGCAACTCTTGGCATCTCGATTTTAGGGGCAGGGCAAATGTTGCCGGTAAAACTGGCGCTTGGGCAATTGTCGCTGATTATTGTCGGCACCTTAGTTGTGACCTTAGTGGCGACCCTTTATCCTGCGCTACGGGCGGCAAGGGTGCAGCCAGCGACTGCGCTGCGTTATGAATAA
- the lolD gene encoding lipoprotein-releasing ABC transporter ATP-binding protein LolD — protein sequence MQDVLLQVQAVSKSYHDGDVTTQVLSDVDLQVFKGEQLAIVGTSGSGKSTLLHIMGTLDKPSSGKVLLAGEDLYQVSSARQAQIRNQDLGFIYQFHHLLPEFTALENVAMPAFIQGRDRTLAQADAKVLLERVGLGHRMSHIPAELSGGERQRVAIARALINKPKLVLADEPTGNLDAKSGEAVYELIRELANQLGTAFVVVTHDPKLAARMDRQLTMKNGYLQVPESAQ from the coding sequence ATGCAAGATGTGTTACTGCAAGTGCAGGCGGTGAGTAAGAGTTATCACGATGGCGATGTAACCACGCAAGTGTTATCCGACGTCGATTTACAGGTATTTAAGGGTGAGCAGCTGGCGATTGTGGGCACTTCAGGCTCCGGTAAAAGTACGTTACTGCACATTATGGGGACGCTTGATAAACCTTCATCGGGCAAAGTGTTGTTGGCTGGTGAGGATTTATATCAGGTGAGCAGTGCGCGTCAGGCGCAGATCCGTAATCAGGATTTAGGCTTTATTTATCAATTTCATCATTTATTGCCCGAGTTCACCGCCCTTGAAAACGTGGCTATGCCGGCATTTATCCAAGGTCGTGATCGCACATTGGCGCAGGCCGATGCCAAGGTTTTGCTCGAGAGAGTAGGGCTTGGGCACAGAATGAGCCATATTCCTGCTGAGCTTTCAGGTGGTGAACGGCAACGGGTGGCAATCGCTCGTGCGCTGATCAACAAACCCAAGTTAGTGCTGGCCGATGAGCCAACGGGAAACCTTGATGCTAAGAGCGGCGAGGCTGTGTATGAACTCATTCGCGAATTGGCCAATCAACTTGGTACGGCGTTTGTGGTGGTCACCCACGATCCTAAATTAGCCGCGCGGATGGACAGACAACTCACCATGAAAAATGGTTATCTGCAAGTACCGGAAAGCGCCCAATGA
- the lolE gene encoding lipoprotein-releasing ABC transporter permease subunit LolE: MKGPLALSIGWRFYRARQSNSFISFISFASTAGIALGVAVLIIVLSAMNGFERELEQRLLGVISQADVVGVNEPIADWRAVEQTALQIEGITAAAPFIRMQGLVQKPGGFQGLAVVGIDPEQEAKVSTLSQFMSPETWQSLSEDDNHIVLGESLLKKLGLEVGDTLALYVQDLDPEHAGSLRAAKSHRFVVSGVYRLGGELELTTAYIPMRYAANILNLHQGVTGVRISVTQVFEAPAKIRELGYALNQSVYISDWTRTQGHLYQDIQLVRTIMYLVLVLVIGVACFNIVSTLVMAVRDKASEIAILMTMGLSRLSVMGIFMVQGALNGLVGCALGGVIGIATAINLSAIARDIEQLLGIQLLSADVYFVDFLPSELHMADVSLVIATAFVMSLIATLYPAWKASRIGPAQALAGR; the protein is encoded by the coding sequence ATGAAAGGACCATTAGCCCTCTCTATTGGTTGGCGTTTTTACCGTGCGCGCCAATCCAATAGTTTTATTAGCTTTATTTCCTTTGCATCGACAGCGGGTATCGCCCTAGGCGTAGCCGTATTAATTATCGTGCTCTCGGCGATGAATGGTTTTGAGCGCGAGCTAGAGCAACGTTTACTCGGGGTGATCTCCCAAGCGGATGTGGTGGGCGTGAATGAGCCGATTGCTGACTGGCGCGCTGTTGAGCAAACCGCGCTGCAGATTGAAGGCATTACTGCTGCGGCGCCTTTTATTCGTATGCAGGGTTTAGTGCAAAAGCCCGGTGGTTTTCAGGGGCTTGCTGTCGTTGGCATTGATCCTGAGCAAGAGGCAAAAGTCTCGACATTATCGCAATTTATGAGTCCAGAGACGTGGCAAAGCTTGAGTGAAGATGATAATCACATCGTCCTGGGTGAGAGTTTGCTGAAAAAACTCGGCCTCGAGGTTGGCGATACGTTGGCACTGTATGTACAAGATCTTGACCCTGAACATGCGGGAAGTTTACGTGCGGCAAAAAGCCATCGCTTTGTGGTGTCAGGTGTTTATCGCTTAGGTGGTGAGCTTGAATTAACCACCGCGTATATTCCAATGCGTTATGCGGCAAATATCCTGAATTTACACCAAGGCGTGACGGGCGTTCGCATCAGTGTGACGCAGGTGTTTGAGGCGCCAGCGAAAATTCGCGAGTTAGGCTATGCGTTGAACCAGTCGGTGTATATTAGCGATTGGACCCGTACACAAGGGCACTTATATCAGGATATTCAATTAGTTCGCACTATAATGTACCTCGTATTAGTACTGGTGATCGGTGTGGCGTGTTTTAATATTGTCTCAACGCTCGTGATGGCGGTGCGCGATAAGGCCAGTGAAATTGCGATCCTGATGACCATGGGACTGAGCCGTTTATCGGTAATGGGCATTTTTATGGTGCAGGGGGCATTAAACGGTTTAGTGGGGTGTGCGCTCGGTGGGGTGATTGGTATTGCGACAGCCATTAATCTCAGTGCTATTGCTCGTGACATCGAGCAATTACTTGGGATCCAATTGTTATCTGCGGATGTGTATTTTGTGGATTTTCTTCCCTCGGAACTGCATATGGCGGATGTCAGTTTAGTCATTGCCACGGCGTTTGTGATGAGCCTGATTGCAACGCTTTATCCCGCATGGAAGGCGAGCCGAATTGGCCCTGCGCAGGCATTGGCGGGCAGATAA
- the suhB gene encoding inositol-1-monophosphatase: protein MHPMLTIAVRAARAAGQTIMRAYTELDRVEVSAKGINDFVTSVDKEAEAAITYQIRKSYPDHTIVGEEKGENRGENKDYIWIVDPLDGTNNFVRGIPHFAVSIALQYKGKTEVAVVYDPVREELFTAIRGKGAKLNDFRIRVTNVNELAPTIIGTGFPFKARQHTETYMAIFGEVFGHCSDLRRTGSAALDLAYVAAGRLDGFFEIGLKPWDIAAGDLLCREAGGTVTDFTGGHNYLISGNIVAGSPKVTTELVKTMRPLLNEGLKR, encoded by the coding sequence ATGCATCCGATGCTGACGATTGCTGTTCGCGCTGCCCGCGCGGCCGGCCAAACTATTATGCGTGCCTACACTGAACTTGACCGAGTTGAAGTCAGTGCTAAAGGTATCAACGATTTTGTTACCAGTGTAGACAAGGAAGCAGAAGCCGCTATTACCTATCAAATTCGTAAATCTTACCCTGATCACACTATCGTGGGTGAAGAGAAAGGCGAAAACCGCGGTGAAAACAAAGACTATATTTGGATAGTCGATCCTCTGGATGGCACTAACAACTTTGTTAGAGGCATTCCCCACTTCGCGGTTTCTATCGCGCTCCAATACAAAGGCAAAACTGAAGTTGCCGTTGTATATGATCCAGTTCGTGAAGAATTATTTACCGCTATCCGTGGTAAAGGCGCCAAATTAAACGATTTCCGCATTCGCGTGACCAATGTAAATGAACTAGCACCAACCATTATCGGGACAGGTTTTCCATTTAAAGCCCGTCAACATACCGAAACCTATATGGCCATTTTCGGCGAAGTGTTTGGTCATTGTTCAGACTTACGTCGCACGGGTTCTGCAGCATTAGATTTAGCCTATGTGGCCGCAGGCCGTTTAGACGGTTTCTTTGAAATTGGCTTAAAGCCATGGGATATCGCTGCTGGCGATCTGTTATGTCGTGAAGCGGGTGGCACAGTCACTGACTTTACTGGCGGTCATAACTACTTGATCTCTGGCAATATCGTTGCGGGTTCTCCGAAAGTGACTACCGAATTAGTAAAAACCATGCGTCCTTTACTAAACGAAGGCTTAAAGCGTTAA